In Capsicum annuum cultivar UCD-10X-F1 unplaced genomic scaffold, UCD10Xv1.1 ctg37887, whole genome shotgun sequence, the genomic stretch gggtgttgatgttccaggCTTTGGCGGaacacttttcatctttttcttggaaAATTTGCATATTTTCAAGAAACCAGGGTTGCATTTAAtgctggtttttagtgtttcCAGGAAGGAGACAGCTGAGGGAAAAGACtcagaaaattagaagaaaaacacTCCTGATGGTCAAAATGGTAAaccgtcagtcttgcgatggacTACCAACTCAACCGTCAGGTCCAAACAAAGTACATGACTTCAGAAGATCCAGCGATGGCCCatgtggtggaccgtcagtcttgcgatggaccaccattTTTGCCATCAGCACTAAACAGAACTAGGCATCCTGAAATTCTCACGACGGCCaacatggtggaccgtcaaccttGCGATAGACCACCACTTCGGCCTTCAGGACAATCCAGAACTTAACTCTCAAGGATCATTAGTGATGATTCAAATAGAAGACCGTCAGTCTTACGACGAATAACTACTTTGAACGTTAGTCTTATCCAGAAAGTGACCTACCAAGATCCGCAATGACGGACCAAAAGGTTGACCGTCAACCCTGCTATGGAcaaccactttggccgtcactttGGACGCGggttttataatttcaaattttaaatcctttttgacTAGGAACATATCAATAGTCAGTTTTAAGTTTTATTGAGGATCTCTTATCTTTTATTAGGGTCTTTTCATACTTGAAACAtattgttacatagtttttctctaagattcattgaAGATTACTAGATCtagattcctttatcatattttctattgaagattgaagaacaaaaattgtgacttttgtaagtaaacttgGAATTAGTTTAAgaataacacaatggtttcttctctttcttgggtggaaatatgtggctaagctcccataactagggttatgggagccttgatgtgaaaagttgattttgggttgtgaatcgagtagattcccatgagtaattgatactgcataaactcttcttcactttaatgacttttcctagttgcaaacttgaaaagtgagcccaagaacaacgcttgttcaaatagaaaagtgcttgttgggaaaacaaagggtttacataaatctaaaggctttaactttTGGATAGAAGGTAATtccttaaccggatcaacccatgtgagaatatagttaaattaataatatgttccttgattttgaaagaattaagggataaattactcatttaggttgagaaactaatgggtaaactataaaattcaattactcttgcaattagaattgttctttgggaatccaaaatagttcaaaaccctagatgcttaagcatcttggtaactaTAACTCTAGTTTGATTTCTCTTACTAAATTACTCTTTGCAATACAACTAATATTTGGATTAATCTCTGTGACAAAAATTTGAttacaattgataaatcaaaatcacTCTCTATTCGGGAACCTTCaatcaacagtctagtaacaaccacaatacttagtgaacacagtattccctaggGGATTTGATATcgaacctagttgggttatatatttgatagtgaCTGATTACACTCTCTAActagagttgtaatttgggcgtatcacggGTTCAAATGGGAGGGCATTGAATTGTTTACTTGGGTGTTCACCTGAAAGGATTCCCTAAAGACACAAGTCCACTCCTCCAATACAGATCTAGTTATTCCGTCCAAAAATCCTATTCCTCCTTCTTCAAAAACTTTGAAAAATCATATGACATGTTCTGTCATAACATACATAACACTCTGACCTACATTCTCAAGAAGCGGCGAACAATCATAACTTTGTTTTTATTCAAAAGGTGGTCCTGTCCCTTGTTTTGATGGGTGTTAGATGATTTTTAATACACTGCCTGCTATAATATTTTTGCTCTGCCTAGTTAATAGATTATTTATATCCATTCTTTGTCTACTCTTTTGTTTTTTGCAATTCTATTTTATTATGCCGGAAGGGGGAGAAAGACCGGAACACGAGGAAATCAAGAAGTGCCTACTAGTCAGGGGGATCAAGTCGACTACCTATGAATAAAAGTCGACTGATACTCAAGACACTTGGAATAGCATAAATATGTGCAAGTCAGGGGGAGCAAGATGACGGACAGAGAAATCAACTGATGTTTACACtagtttgtcattatcaaaaagaaggagattgttagcctcttatgtttacattttaataatgacaaactaataatgGATCTTTGCAGGATATTGGAATACTGCTAATTATGAAAGAAGGTGGCTCTAGAAATGGAAGAATATCAAATCATGATCTATGACATCCATataaatcaatcaaaacaaagaGAGAAAGGAAGAAAAATCACAGTCCCAGAATTATGACAGATCGAAACAATTACAACGaagcaaaatgaagaaaaaatcaCGAACAAACTTGGAAAAACATCAGTcagtacaaaagaaaaaaaaaagaaaaaatcacgaAAGTATCTGATACGAACATGAGTGAAAGCCGtgtatggacatatctaatatggacataccATATGGTAACATtactcaatcaaggaatcaattcaaatccttgattgagaagaaatctcttgagTTTCCTTACGACGAGTAGCAGCTTAAGACTATAAAATAACAAGGCTAAAGACAGACAAGAGTTACACAACTTCAAGAAAAATtgcaaagtgtctcaatcttagtcttaaAAAGCTTTGTAActcttagtttacaattgttgtaTAAATAGAAGGATTGAATCAACTTTGTAACAAAAAACAAAGTTGTGTcataagatctgaagaataaaataagtcttcaaaacttgtttcctaTAATTATACTCAAACCTGATATTGAACGATCTATGAAAATATTGAAACCCATGGGGACTGGAAGTAGGAACCATATTAGTgttccgaaccaggataaatctctttgtctttactttaaatttgattatttacTTGCTTGATTATTTCAAACctaatctattttgtgaagtgtactgATTTGCAAGAGAGCCGACTATGAGGACCCAATAGTTGACTCATCGGAATTTTACAATTTACCCCACCCTCcttgaatttaaaaatttataggtaaggctaactcatCAACCATCTCTCCAACTGTgcgaaggatctcaaaagttgtaatatatcgaggactgagcttgcctttcctcccaaacctcatcacaacCTTTATGAGAGATAATTAGAGGAACACACAATCTCTagatccaaatctcaaggcataaagtctacGATTTgtataagccttctgcctactctaagctgcCCTAACCTTATCCTTAAttaccctaactctatccaatggCTTTTTAGCAGGTCAGTACTATGGGAACTAATCGTTgaggtctcaaaccatccaatcagaAATTGACAATatctaccatataatgcctcaaatagtGTCATACTAATACtcgaatggtagttattattatatgcaaactataCCAATGGTAAGTGTTGCACCCACTAACATCTAAATTCTATAACACAGGCTCGGAGTATATCTTTGAGAACCTAAATATTCTACTCGACTGACTATCTATCTGTGGATGGAAAGTTCTGCTAAGATctacttgagtacccaactccttctgAGTGATAAGATCCATATCAGTTCTAGAAGCGAATATAAAACCCCagtataaaataatagatataagcagtccatgcaaacaaactatctcaAAAATATAGATACGAGCTAACTTCTCAACACTAAAGATCATccaaataggaataaaatgtgcTGATTTCATCAACCAATCTGCAATCATCCAAATACTGTTGGAACCATGGAAAGTTAAAGGTAATCCACTAATGATCCGCTCCCACTTCTACTCGAGAATAGGCAATTTCTTAATCAGGCCACTAGGCCTCtgatgcttggccttcacctactgacaacataggcaatgagctacaaagtctaccatatACCTCTTTATGCCACTCCGATAAAGTTGTCTCAAATCTATATATATCTTAGTTGTAATAGGgcgaatagaatatctagagcacCCTTAAAATATAAGGTATCCCttttggactcaccactcaatatCAAATCACGAATGATGCAAAGTATAATATCCTTAAACTGACAGGTCAGCCTCGCCTCAACACTAGAAAGAATCCCTATGGGCACAGAAATATTATGTTTCACTATCAAGTTGTCTAAGGACTAGATGTCCTATACAAATGGCCTATGAGAAACTGAGATAGAATCAAAGATACCCATACTCACCCTCTTTTGGCTCAAGGTTTCCACTAACACGTTCTCCTTTCTCGGATGATataaaatagagatgtcataatccttaagaaactctatCCATCTACGCTGCCTaaaattaagctctctctaggtcataagatgatGAATACTATGATGCTTCGTGTGGAAAAAAAAGTGCTTGTTGGAAAAAGAAAGGATTTGCATAAATCTAAAGGTTTAAACTTTTGGATaaagggtagatgccttaaccggatcaacccatgtgagagtATAGTTAAATTAATcatatgttccttaagtttgaaagaattaagcgATAAATTActtatttaggttgagaaactaatgggtaaactaTAGAATttaattactcttgcaattagaattgttcattgggaatccaaaatagttcacaaccctagctgcttatgcatcttggtaaccataactctagtttgattTCTCTTACTGAATTACTCTTTCCAATACAACCAATATTTCGATTACTCTCTGTGACAAATATTTGATTACAATAGATAAATCAAAATCTCCCTATATTCTGGATCCTTCAATCAATAGTCTAGTAACaaccataatacttagtgaacacagtattccctatgggattcgacacccaacccagttgggttctatatttgacagtgatcgATTACACTCTCTAACTAgatttgtaatttgggcgtatcatattttggtgccattgctagggaatatggttgtcaattaagtttatgtttgataattaacctttggtcaagtttcccaaattttacttttatttgttatttttgttctttgtaGAGAAGTTATTGTGTATGTTAAGTACATGGAGATCGGGTGCTCCATTATTACTAATATATTTGAAACCATAGTTAATTGGTAGAATGGAAGACCCCTAAGATGTTAAAATACTAGCTGCtctggctagagctcaactaaatcGAAAGAATGACGGCCAGCAGGCACGtcatcctaatcctgatgatgatgatttggagGATGATGACTTGTTAGATCCTGTTAACCCAAGGCATGCTGAGAATATGATTGCACCAGTGAATCAAAATATAAACAGGATTCGGCCCTTTAGGGCAAAGCAAGAGCATCAACTAGTGCAGTTTGATATAAACGACAACGAAtatggaatggatggagtaggtgcaaatggagctattattcctccacatCTAGCACGAagagctaaatttaatattaccagtacaatggttcaactccttcatcttaaggggttgttcggTGGACTTCCCGTAGATAATCCatacatgcatttggtgaactttgtgaccatttgcaagtcttttgataatccaggagtgggtcagaatacTATCTGCCTATGTTTGTTTtcgttgtctctatctggggaggtgACACTATGGCTAAATGAACTGACTCCTAActttataaccaactggagacagttaaaagaggcattcctagaaaggttctttgcACCCTCTGAGAGGGTATAGTTAAGGGATGAAATTTGTAACTTTTGATAGCTTCCCAATGAAGATATTCATGAGACCTgagagaggtttaaaaagaagttattTCAGTGCTCAAACCATAAAATTATGgatattcatttgatggagactctttatcgaGTTTTGAACTTTATTATGAAGCTAGCTGTGGATAATGTTATAGGAGGGTCGTTTGTTCACCTCACTTTTTtagaggcttcagagatgctTGATCAGATGACAAAATAGACTAGATCTTGGCAAACCAGAGATTCTGTTATACCAAGCCCTACTGTGTCTGGTAGTATCACTATAAAgaaacataagaaagagaaagaatatgACCAGGATATAGCACATTTAAAGACACATATAGATTTTCTGACTAAGCatctattttctagaaaaatagagaaggtgaaagcaGTTGCATCCCAGGGAAGAGCTGACTCTGATTCgtaagaagaggcaaactatctaaataatcaggggggaCTCCGAGCCAatatccaaggaaatcaaggtaggaactattatgacaaagccggttacaaggatagagatcaTGGGAACTGAAAGAgcaaaaatgataggagtggactatatgtacctcctagaaGCAGAGATAATACTACAACTAGCTCTGGAAAGATATCCATGAAGGACATaatagagaaattattaaagagagTTGAGATTACCAACTCTgaggtgactactatgaagagtggtTTTTCTTCCATGAGTcaattggtaaactcacactctactttTATCAAACAGTTAGAGAAACAAATGAGCCAACTATCAGCAGCATTAaatcagagaaagagtggaactTTGCCAAGTAATATAGTTCAGAATCCTTGAAATGATGTCTCCTGCATGGAAATTACCACatggagtggtaaggtattaccaggcCCATTTATGGGAAAAGCTGTGATTGCAGAGGATATTGAGCATGAAGAAACTTATCTAGTAGAGTCTGAGAAACTGGATGAATTTATTGATAATACACCATGCAACCATCAGCATGTTGATGAGTtggaaaagagaaaggaaaagcAGACCGAAGTGGTGATTACTATGCTCCCAAAACCACCTCCTCTATTTCCCCATCGATTGAAAAAGAAGGCCGACGACAAAAATTTTGGCAAGTTTATGGCCATGCTTAAGCAGTTGACAATCAACTTACCATTGAtggaggcattggagcaaatgtTCGGGTACACAAAGTTCATAAAAGACCTTGTTAAGAAGAAGCGGACAGTTAGTTATGAGACGGTGGACAATCTCCTTTTTGGtggtgctatttccacaaggCCGTGGGTGCAAAAAAGGCAGACTcaggagcatttactatcccatgcactattgggcctcttgattttgcaaaaactCTATGGGATTTAGGAGCTGGGATAAATTTGATGCCGCTTGCTAtgtataagaaattgggtttgggggatcctactcctATGAACATAAGATTAGTTATGGCAGACAGGTCTGTGAAGCGGCCCGTGGGAATTTTATATGACGTACTGGTTAAGTCGGCCAATTTCACATCTCCAGCTAATTTTGTTATTCTCAATTGTGAGGTAGACTtcaaggtgcccataatcttgggtagaccttttctCGCAACTGGGAGTGTACTTATTGGTCTAAAGGCAAATGAACTACTATTTAGGCTAAATGATGAAGTAGTTCAATTTGATGTATGCCAGTCCATGAAACAGCATAAAGATATGAGCATTATGAGGAGGAGCAGGAAGTACCTATAGAGGAAAAATTTGTTGTGGAGACTTTAGCTGCtgtattaatgaattttgatcaagacggtattgaagattatgaggagactgtATGTGCCCTGACAGGCATGGAATGTTATTCTTATGTACCCAAGAAgctggatttggacttgaaaaaccGTCTAAGTCCACTAGTCAAGTAGTCTATTGAAGAACCACCTACTTTGGAGCTAAAAGAGTTGCCTGGTCATTTGAGGTATGAGTTCCTGGGAAGTAGGAAtacactacctattattattgcggCTGAATTAGATGAACAATAGGTGGAAGCCCTcatctctattcttaagagataAAAGGGCTATTGGTTTGATGATTGCAGACATTATAGGCATTCCTCCTCGTGTATACACACGTAAAATCCAGCCAGAGGAG encodes the following:
- the LOC107853141 gene encoding uncharacterized protein LOC107853141, encoding MGKAVIAEDIEHEETYLVESEKLDEFIDNTPCNHQHVDELEKRKEKQTEVVITMLPKPPPLFPHRLKKKADDKNFGKFMAMLKQLTINLPLMEALEQMFGYTKFIKDLVKKKRTVSYETVDNLLFGGAGINLMPLAMYKKLGLGDPTPMNIRLVMADRSVKRPVGILYDVLVKSANFTSPANFVILNCEVDFKVPIILGRPFLATGSVLIGLKANELLFRLNDEVVQFDVCQSMKQHKDMSIMRRSRKYL